The genomic window GGTGGCGACCAGGCCGAGCACGGCCACCCAGGCCAGGGTGAACCAGGCGGCCGGGTCGCTGAGCCGGAGCCCGTCGAGGAAGAACAGCGCCGGGGTCAGCTGGATGGCGATGCTGATCAGCGCCACCGCCGACATCAGGGTGATCTTCCCGATCAGGTAGCCGAGCATGCCGTTCGGGGTGGCCTTGGCCCGCAGCAGGGTGCCGTCCTCCCGGTCGACCACGAGTTGCTGGGCCAGGACCAGCATCCCGCCGAAGGCCAGCCCCATGCCGAGCGCGCTGGGCAGCGTCCGGGCGCCGAGGGAGAAGGTGGTGCCCGGCACGGTCGAACCCCGCATGAAGAACATCGCCACCAGCAGGACCGCCGTCGGGAAGAAGTAGTTCCACAGGTCCTGGTAGTTGGTGAAGGTGTTGCGCAGCTCGATCCCGCCGCGCTGCAGGCCGGTCGCGACGGCGGCTCTGGTCGGGCTCATCTGTCGCTCCCCTGCTGCCACACCCGGGCCGCCGCGCCGGTCCGGGTACCGGATTCCTGCTCGTACACCAGCGCCATGTAGGCGTCCTCCAGGCTGGCCCGCCGGACCTCCAGCTCCTCGACGGCGTCACCGTGCTGCCGGAGCAGCTCGCGCACGAAGCGGGTGGCGTCCGTCGCGGAGTGGACGAATCGCTCCCCGTCGCGGCTCCACCGGATCTCCGCGTCCCCGGCCACCCGGCGGGCCAGCTCGTCCGGCGAGCCGTCGGCGATGATCCGGCCGCCGGCCAGAATCAGGATCCGGTCGGCCAGCTTCTCCGCCTCGTCCAGGTCGTGCGTGGTGAGCAGGATGGTGGTCTCGTCCAGGTCGGCGAGGCGGTGCACCAGCTCGTGGAACTCCCGCCGGGCGGCCGGGTCGAAGCCGACCGTCGGCTCGTCCAGGAAGAGCAGCTGCGGACGCCCGACGATGCCGACCGCGACGTCCAGCCGCCGACGTTGTCCGCCGGAGAGCTGGTGGACCCGCTTGTCGGCGTGGGCGGTGAGGCCGACCGTGTCGAGCAGTTCGGCGACCGGCCAGGGGCGGCGGCTTCGCTCGGTGGAGTACGGCGCGTAGAAGGCGCCGAGGTGGGAGAGCAGATCCCGGACGCGCCACCGGCCGTGGTCCCGCCAGGACTGGAGCACCACCCCCATCCGGGCCCGCCACCGCTCGTCGCCCCGGC from Micromonospora kangleipakensis includes these protein-coding regions:
- a CDS encoding ABC transporter permease, yielding MSPTRAAVATGLQRGGIELRNTFTNYQDLWNYFFPTAVLLVAMFFMRGSTVPGTTFSLGARTLPSALGMGLAFGGMLVLAQQLVVDREDGTLLRAKATPNGMLGYLIGKITLMSAVALISIAIQLTPALFFLDGLRLSDPAAWFTLAWVAVLGLVATLPMGAVLGSLIENPRNLGLVMLPTMGLVALSGIFYPINGYPGWLQAVAQVFPIYWLGLGMRSALLPDGMAAVELGGSWRHLEMFGVLGLWAVLGLTLAPVVLRRMARRESGSRVAARREKAMQRVV
- a CDS encoding ABC transporter ATP-binding protein; its protein translation is MTAVELPGVSATPHPPDSDLVLDVRDLRMRYGSVDVLRGVGFTARRGEVLALLGPNGAGKTTTIEILEGFRMRSAGEVSVLGVDPGRGDERWRARMGVVLQSWRDHGRWRVRDLLSHLGAFYAPYSTERSRRPWPVAELLDTVGLTAHADKRVHQLSGGQRRRLDVAVGIVGRPQLLFLDEPTVGFDPAARREFHELVHRLADLDETTILLTTHDLDEAEKLADRILILAGGRIIADGSPDELARRVAGDAEIRWSRDGERFVHSATDATRFVRELLRQHGDAVEELEVRRASLEDAYMALVYEQESGTRTGAAARVWQQGSDR